One part of the Candidatus Eisenbacteria bacterium genome encodes these proteins:
- a CDS encoding NAD(P)/FAD-dependent oxidoreductase, which produces MSKPDVDVAIIGGGPAGSSMAAYLAKAGVKCTVFEGELFPRPHVGESLVPSSTRVFSDLDFLKTMEARKFPHKWGAAWTATGVKIYDVDWEDLKEDRNGQPLPEKNGNETEAIIRFEERDQPGVNQNYTYHVDRGEFDNELLHHAHRLGASVAEGVLVRQVDFQNGEFPKLHYSVGGKDMSSTARLVVDASGRKTFLGKQLKLRVKDPVFDQYAIHTWFRGYDRKVWAKYDAQVDYIFIHFLPEANTWLWQIPITDDVTSIGVVTQRQHFAKTAKSREELFWETVATRPDLAETLRRAEQVRPFTAEGDYSYAMKQICGDGWLMVGDAGRFVDPIFSTGVSIALNSSRFAHKDILAALEKGDVSKQAFQNFETTIRHGTSNWYKFISVYYRLNVLFTYFIIDPRYRLDVLKLLQGDVYDEGEPPVLERMRDMVREVEKNERHIWHKLLNDMTADAFKPLF; this is translated from the coding sequence GTGAGCAAACCCGACGTAGACGTGGCGATCATCGGTGGAGGGCCGGCCGGCTCGAGCATGGCGGCCTATCTGGCGAAGGCCGGCGTGAAGTGCACCGTGTTCGAAGGCGAGCTGTTCCCGCGCCCGCACGTCGGCGAGTCGCTCGTCCCGTCGTCCACGCGCGTGTTCAGCGACCTCGACTTCCTGAAGACGATGGAGGCGCGCAAGTTCCCGCACAAGTGGGGCGCCGCCTGGACCGCCACCGGCGTCAAGATCTACGACGTCGACTGGGAGGACCTGAAGGAAGACCGTAACGGCCAGCCGCTCCCCGAGAAGAACGGCAACGAGACGGAAGCGATCATCCGCTTCGAGGAGCGCGACCAGCCCGGCGTCAACCAGAACTACACGTACCACGTCGACCGCGGCGAGTTCGACAACGAGCTGCTCCACCACGCGCACCGCCTCGGCGCCTCGGTCGCCGAGGGCGTGCTCGTGCGCCAGGTCGACTTCCAGAACGGCGAGTTCCCGAAGCTGCACTACTCGGTCGGCGGCAAGGACATGTCGTCGACGGCACGCCTCGTCGTCGACGCCAGCGGCCGCAAGACCTTCCTCGGCAAGCAGCTGAAGCTCCGCGTCAAGGACCCGGTGTTCGACCAGTACGCGATCCACACGTGGTTCCGCGGCTACGATCGCAAGGTCTGGGCGAAGTACGACGCCCAGGTGGACTACATCTTCATCCACTTCCTGCCCGAGGCGAACACCTGGCTCTGGCAGATCCCGATCACCGACGACGTCACCAGCATCGGCGTCGTGACCCAGCGCCAGCATTTCGCGAAGACGGCGAAGTCCCGCGAGGAGCTCTTCTGGGAGACCGTCGCGACGCGGCCCGACCTGGCCGAGACGCTCCGCCGCGCCGAGCAGGTGCGACCCTTCACGGCGGAAGGCGACTACAGCTACGCCATGAAGCAGATCTGCGGCGACGGCTGGCTCATGGTCGGCGACGCCGGCCGCTTCGTCGACCCGATCTTCTCGACCGGCGTCAGCATCGCGCTCAACAGCTCGCGCTTCGCGCACAAGGACATCCTGGCCGCGCTCGAAAAGGGCGACGTCTCGAAGCAGGCGTTCCAGAACTTCGAAACGACCATCCGGCACGGCACGAGCAACTGGTACAAGTTCATCTCGGTCTACTACCGGCTGAACGTGCTGTTCACGTACTTCATCATCGATCCCCGCTACCGCCTGGACGTGCTGAAGCTCCTGCAGGGCGACGTGTACGACGAGGGCGAGCCGCCGGTGCTCGAGCGCATGCGCGACATGGTCCGCGAGGTCGAAAAGAACGAGCGGCACATCTGGCACAAGCTGCTGAACGACATGACGGCCGACGCCTTCAAGCCGCTCTTCTGA